A stretch of DNA from Thalassococcus arenae:
ACCATCGATCAACCCGCCGTATAGCCACCGTCAGCATAGAGAATATGCCCGGTGTAAAAATCTGATGCCTTGGAGGCGAGGAACAGCAGCGGCCCGGCCAGGTCTTCGGGCTCGCCCAGGCGGCCCTTGGGCACACGGGCAAGGAAACCTGCACGCACAGTCTTGGCCTTATCGTCGTCGCCAAACATCCACGCGGTCAATGGCGAGCGGAAGACGGTGGGCGCGATGGCGTTGACTGTGATGCCCGTGGGGCCAAGCTCGCAGCCCAGAGCCTTAACGATACCGTCCGTCGCCGCCTTGGATGCGCAATAGGCAGTGTAGCCCGCCGGATGGCCCAGCAGCCCGCGCGCGGAAGAGACCAGCACGATCTTACCCCCCTCGCCCTGCGCCTTCATCTGCCCCGCAGCGGCACGGGCCAATAGCCAGCTTTGTGTGACGTTGGCGTCCATGACAGCCTCGAAGGTTTCCGGCTCCATATCATTGATAAGCGCGACCTTGTTCATGCCGGACGCCACAACAAGAATGTCGAGCCGCCCGTAGGCCTCGACAGCAATTGCCACCAGCCCGTTGCAGGTATCCTCGTCCGAGGGGCGCTTGTTGATCGCCGTCACCTCGGCCCCCATGCCGCGGCACTCTTCGGCGATTTCATCCAAGGCACCCTGATTTCCTGCAACAAGCACCAGCTTGCAGCCAGCCCCCGCAAGCACACGGGCGGCAACCATGCCGAACGCGCCAGAGGCTCCGGTGATCAGCGCCACCTGGCCAGTCACTTCGAACATCGAAAGGGGATTTGCCAATGCGTTCATGTCTCAGGTCTCCGGCTTGGGTTGTGGCGGATAGGGCATCACGACCAGCATCTTGCAGACGTCGTTCGCGCGGTTCTCGATCTTGCGAACCTCGTTTGCCGGAATGGTGCAGCTATCCATCCGGCCCAGCACGGTTTCGGCACCGTTGATGATCACCGTCATCTCGCCTTCAAGAACGACGTAAACCTTTTCAAACGGGGTGCTGTCCGGCCCCGCGCCGCCACCGGGCAGGAACTGGCTGAACCCGACCCATTGGTTCGTCGGCCCGCCGTCCTCAAAGCCTTGCAAGCGCAGACCGTAGCAGCCGAAATGATTGGGCGCCTCGTAGGATTGCGCATCGGCAAATCGTTTCACATGCATGGCGCCCTCCCGCGCGGTTGCATCATCAAAAAAGGCCGCCGGTCACCCCGGCGGCCAGTCAGGGAGTGATTAGAAGTTCGCGCCATCATCGATGCGGAAGTTCTGTGATTTGTCGATCATTGCCACAAGGCGGATGATACAGCCGTCGCCACGGTCCCAGTTCCACGGGAAGAAGGCGAAGGTGCAGCGTTTGCCGGTCACCGCATCCAGATCGCCGCCGACGTTCTCGATGCCCAGAATACCGTTCTTGAACAGGATGTTATGCACCGGCTCCCACTCGGGGAAATCGTCTTTCCAGTCATTTCCGCCGGACCATTCCTTATACTCCTGCTCCAGATGCGGCAGCAGCGGGCCATTGCGCTGTGGGCCGATCGCGGTTGCAAGCGGGTGGTCGTTCGCCTGGGTGTCGTGGCCGACGACCTTTACGCCCTTTTCGACCATCCATTCGCCGGCCGACGGGACAAGTCCGGGGCAGTAGGCGAAATAATCGCCGTCTTCGTAGTCATGGTGCCAGCCGGTGTTGATGATCAGCACGTCACCCTTTCGGATTGCGTGACCACAGGCTTTCTCCAGATCCTCACCGGTGATCGGCTCCCATTTCTTCTTTGGGATCGAGACAACGATGCCCGTGCCGAAGAAATGCGGCAGCGGCACTTCGTCGATGAAAGGCGTGCCCTGCACCACGTGCGCCGGCGCGTCGATATGGGTGGTGGCGTGCATCGTCGTGGTGATGCGCTGGCTCAGCACGCCGGATTTGGCCATGTAGTGGATACGTTCGATCTTGGTATCCTGGAAATACGGCCAGTTGGGGTTCTGGAAACCGAACCGATGGCTGAGGTTGTAGAACTCCAGCCCCATGTCGTTGTCAGTGTTGCCTTGAAACTCGATCCCGCGGATTTCGACCATCGGATGCACCTTCTCTGTTCACCAGCAATGGGCCGGTGTCGGATTGAATGTCATGGCAGGAAGCTCCTCCCCCTGTCCCGGATGACGATACAAACTGCCCACCATGCGGTCAATGAAAACCCGCAATCCGATTGACCTGCACCGCATTGCGGTACATAACGAAATTAGATAAGCAGGCAATAACGTAGATGGAATTGTAAGGTGCTGATGTTAGATGCTTGATCAGAATGACAAAAAAGACCGCTCAGGCATTCAGGTCATTGCGCGCGCCGCCGCAATCTTGCGTGCGTTGAAAGAGGAACGAAGTGGGCTCAGCCTTGGCCAGATTGCTCGCCGTGTCGACCTGCCCCGCTCTACGGTACAGCGAATCACGGGTGCCCTGTCCACAGAGCGGTTCATTATCCAGGACCCGAATGGCCGTGGTTTCCGCCTTGGCCCCGAGCTGGGCGCTTTTGCTGAGGCGGCAAATTTCAACATCGTCGAACGCTGTCGTGCCATCCTGATCGATATCACCCAGAAGACGGGAGAGACCACGGATCTGGCTGTGCTGCGCAACGGCGGCATGATCTTCCTGGATCAAGTGCCGGGATTGCACAGGCTGCGCACGGTGTCATCCGTAGGCGAGGTTTTCCCCCTGACGACAACCGCCAACGGTCTCGCCTGCCTTGCTCTTATGAGCGAAGAAGAGGCCCAGTCCCTTATCGAACATGAGACCGCCGGAAAACTGTCGAAGGGTGAATTGGATGCCTTGCGGGCCAAGCTGAATGATATCCGCGCAACGGGTCTGGCTTATGACATGAACGAGCACACCGATGGCATCTCTGCCATCGGCTTCGCCTTCTGTGACCTGAGCGGAAACTATCACGCAATTTCGGTGCCTGTCCCGACGATGCGCTTTGCCGATATCAAACCCCTTCTGGAAACCACCCTCCGTGAGGCACATGAGAAGGTGCTGGCAGAGTTTTCTTTTAATCAATAGGCGTCACCTTGCGGCGCGCACTTTGCTACTCTCCTAGTGGGGCTCTGATCTTCGGCATGTCTTTGGCCGTGAGCGGTTCACTATTTTTGAGAAGTCCTGAATAGCGGTTTCGATAGGCTTTGTCAGCCGTGTTCGCTCCCGCAGCGGTCTTCCGCGTTCCCGCGCTAGAAAGCGGTTTCATGTTGTACACACAATGCACACGACTCCGATTAAGCCTCTGAAAGTAAAACTAAACCCGTCCCGTCCATCATGGGCGCAGTAGATAACCGCGCTGCGTTGGCGGCTGCGTTCAGGGGCATTCAGCGATCTCCTCGGGACCGCCATTTCTTTGAACGGACCCACGTTGCGCACCATACGCACACGATACACGTACTGCCACCCTACCCCGAACAAAGACAGGCAATCGGCGGCGTTTGGTTGGTGCGCAAACGTAAACTGGGAACAAGGGCACTCCGCCGGTTTGTCCGGCCCTCCTTTCTGGGATGATTTGGATGGAGGACGCCAATGTATCAAATCGATCATTACTGGGGCTAAGTTTGGCCGATGGGCCGCTAAACGTTTGCCGAACCAATTGGAAAAAGCATTACGTTAAGTGCAGTGGGATGTATGCCATATATCGACCGCTACTCAGATACTTGGGCAACACGCATTGCCTTCCTTGCGAGCACTAGGAACTGTTCTTGTTCCGCTGGTTCGAGACCAGACAGTATTTCCGCCTGCAGATCCTCAACGATAGGTAATAGCTTGGAATGTATTTCTCGGCCACGATTTGTGAGCCTGACTTCTCTCGCTCGGCGATCTGATTTGCTGATCGACCGTTCTATCAAACCCTTTTGTTCCAGTCGGTCGACAACTCCTCCAATTGTTGCCTTGTCGTAAGCGATCCTTGCAGCAATGCGCGCCTGCTCCAGTCCGGGGGTCGCATGAATGGCGTCGAGGGCTGCGAACTGAACCGGCGTGAGGTCGTATCCTGCTGCCTGCACACGTTGCATGAAGACTTGGGTTGACGTCTGGTTCAGTCGTCGGATCAGATGTCCTGCCATAGAAGCGACTTTCATCTTCCTGATCTCCTCAGTCAGCCATCCCAACCGCTGTCTCGTTACGCCAGATCGACCGAAAAGGTATGCATACATACCTTCTCCTGGTTGGATTGGTAAGCATAGATACCATAGTCAGAAAAGACAGCACCCGGAGGAAGCCATGCAGTACCATGTGGACGGGTTCAGACCCGGCGATCCGGACGTCAAAGACCCCGCCCCCGGTCGAGAGCAACCGCATGGCGGCGTGGTGCCGGAAACCGTCGACGTGCTGATAGCCGGCTGCGGGCCCGCGGGGCTGTGCCTTGCGGCGCAATTGGCTGGCTTTCCTGAGATCACGACGATGATCGTCGAACCCAAGCACGGTCCCATGGAAAAAGGTCAGGCGGACGGCGTGAATGTGCGGTCGATGGAAATGTTCCAGGCCTTCGGCTTTGCCGAAAAGGTGAAGCGCGAAGCCTACTGGGTGAACCAGACCACGTTCTGGAAGCCCGATCCCACAAACACGGACCACATTACTCGTGTCGGGATCGCTCAGGACGTGGCGGATGACCAATCCGAGATGCCGCATACTATCGTCAACCAGGCGCGGATTCACCAGCTGTTCCTGGACGTGATGAAGAAATCCCCGACCCGGCTGGAACCGCATTACGGGCTGCGCGTGGCGGACCTGCAGATCGACACCGCCACCCAGGATCACCCCGTGACCGTGACGCTGGAGCGTGTGAACGCGGACGGCAGCGCGGGCAAGACCGAGATGGCGCGGGCGAACTATGTCGTCGGATGCGACGGCGCGCGCAGCACAGTCCGCCGCGCCATCGGCGGCAAGTTGCATGGCGATGCCGCGCATCAGGCGTGGGGCGTAATGGACATCCTGGCCAATTCCGACTTCCCGGATCTGCGGCGCAAATGCCTGATCCAGTCGGCCATGGAAGGCAATGTGCTGATCATCCCCCGCGAAGGCGGCTACCTGTTTCGGATGTATGTGGAACTCGACAAACTCAATCCCGACGAACGCGTCGCGAACCGGAAGCTGACGTCCGAACATATCATTGCTGCGGCGAACCGGATCATGCGCCCCTACAGAATCGATGTGAAAGAGGTGGTCTGGTGGTCGATCTACGAGATCGGCCACCGGCTGACGGACAAGTTCGATGACGTGCCGGAGGGCGAGACGGCCAGACGCAATCCAAGGGTATTCACTGCCGGAGACGCATGTCACACGCATAGCCCGAAAGCGGGCCAGGGAATGAACGTCTCCATGGGCGATACCTTCAACCTCGGCTGGAAACTGGCCCATGTTCTGACGGGCCGGGCGGATGCCAGCTTGCTGCACAGCTACTCCGCCGAGCGTCTGGAAGAGGCGAAGCGTCTGGTCGAGACCGATCATAAATGGGCCCGCATCATGAGCGCGCCTCCGGGCGAGTCCGAGCTGGACGACACGGACATGCCGCGCTTTCAGAAGCAGTTCATCGAGAACCTCGAATTCACGGGCGGTCTTGCCGTACAGTACGATCCGTCGCGCATCATTGCCGAGCCCACACATCAGCAGCTTGCGACCGGACAGATCATCGGAAAACGGTTCCATTCCGCGCCAGTGCTGCGGCTGTCAGATGCGAAACCGCTGCACCTCGGTCATGTGGCCGAAGCGGACGGCCGATGGCGACTCTATGCCTTTGCCGGACAAAGCGACGTGGGCGCCAAGGGCGGCACCATCGAACGGCTGTGCGACTGGCTGGGAAGTGACCCCGCCTCGCCCTTGCAGCGGTTCAGGCGGGAAAATGACGACATCGACGCCGTGATCGACCTGCGGGCGGTGTTCCAGCAAGGCTTCCGATCACTGAACCACGAAGACATGCCCTCTCTTCTTCGGCCCGCGAAGGGGCGCTACGGCTTGCGCGATTTCGAGAAAGTATTCTGTGTCGACCACAAGCTGGGCGATGACATCTACGAGATGCGCGGGATCTACCGAACAAGCGGGTGTCTGATCGTCGTGCGTCCCGATCAGTATGTCGCGCATGTCCTGCCATTGGATGCATTCGACGAGCTGGCGGCATTTTTCAACGGGATACTCACACAACAATAACAGCAACAAGCAGCCGGGGCCTCCAATCGGAATGGTATCTTTCGGCTATTCCGGGCCCAGAGTCAGGTTACGTCTTCGATCCCGCTGCATCGACCGCGGCCAAAGCGGTCAGGTTCAATAGCCCGCGCACGCTCACAGATTGAGACGCAACGTGGACGGGCCGTGCGGCGCCGATCAAAACCGGTCCGACAGACACCCCTTCGCCCATTTCACGCAGCAGGTTTAGTGCGATCCTCAGTCGTTCTTGCCGCCCGTAAATGACGCCGCAGATCTGCCCAGAAAGTGGACGGCAATCCCAATGACCACACCCCAGAACGCCGAACCGATCCCGAACAAGGACACACCGGATGCCGTGAACAGGAACGTGAGCAGCCCGGCCTGAGCATCGTCAGATGCCAGCATCGCTCTGGTGAACTTCAGAATGGGCTGCAAAAGCGCCAGACCAGCCAGCAGAGCAATGAGCGCGGAGGGCAAAAGGACTAGCGTCTCGACTATGCTTCCAGCAAAAACGCCGCCAAGACAGAAGAAGACGCCACAGGCGATGCCGGCGACATAGCGGCGATCGGGGTCGTCATGGCTATCGGGTCCCGCGCAGAAGGCTGCAGTGATCGAGGCCAGCGCGGTTGTGATGCCGCCCAACAGCGCGGCCGGGA
This window harbors:
- a CDS encoding MarR family winged helix-turn-helix transcriptional regulator — encoded protein: MQRVQAAGYDLTPVQFAALDAIHATPGLEQARIAARIAYDKATIGGVVDRLEQKGLIERSISKSDRRAREVRLTNRGREIHSKLLPIVEDLQAEILSGLEPAEQEQFLVLARKAMRVAQVSE
- a CDS encoding phosphate acyltransferase, which produces MRCVLVRDRFGVLGCGHWDCRPLSGQICGVIYGRQERLRIALNLLREMGEGVSVGPVLIGAARPVHVASQSVSVRGLLNLTALAAVDAAGSKT
- a CDS encoding cupin domain-containing protein, with the translated sequence MHVKRFADAQSYEAPNHFGCYGLRLQGFEDGGPTNQWVGFSQFLPGGGAGPDSTPFEKVYVVLEGEMTVIINGAETVLGRMDSCTIPANEVRKIENRANDVCKMLVVMPYPPQPKPET
- a CDS encoding IclR family transcriptional regulator, with protein sequence MLDQNDKKDRSGIQVIARAAAILRALKEERSGLSLGQIARRVDLPRSTVQRITGALSTERFIIQDPNGRGFRLGPELGAFAEAANFNIVERCRAILIDITQKTGETTDLAVLRNGGMIFLDQVPGLHRLRTVSSVGEVFPLTTTANGLACLALMSEEEAQSLIEHETAGKLSKGELDALRAKLNDIRATGLAYDMNEHTDGISAIGFAFCDLSGNYHAISVPVPTMRFADIKPLLETTLREAHEKVLAEFSFNQ
- a CDS encoding FAD-binding monooxygenase → MQYHVDGFRPGDPDVKDPAPGREQPHGGVVPETVDVLIAGCGPAGLCLAAQLAGFPEITTMIVEPKHGPMEKGQADGVNVRSMEMFQAFGFAEKVKREAYWVNQTTFWKPDPTNTDHITRVGIAQDVADDQSEMPHTIVNQARIHQLFLDVMKKSPTRLEPHYGLRVADLQIDTATQDHPVTVTLERVNADGSAGKTEMARANYVVGCDGARSTVRRAIGGKLHGDAAHQAWGVMDILANSDFPDLRRKCLIQSAMEGNVLIIPREGGYLFRMYVELDKLNPDERVANRKLTSEHIIAAANRIMRPYRIDVKEVVWWSIYEIGHRLTDKFDDVPEGETARRNPRVFTAGDACHTHSPKAGQGMNVSMGDTFNLGWKLAHVLTGRADASLLHSYSAERLEEAKRLVETDHKWARIMSAPPGESELDDTDMPRFQKQFIENLEFTGGLAVQYDPSRIIAEPTHQQLATGQIIGKRFHSAPVLRLSDAKPLHLGHVAEADGRWRLYAFAGQSDVGAKGGTIERLCDWLGSDPASPLQRFRRENDDIDAVIDLRAVFQQGFRSLNHEDMPSLLRPAKGRYGLRDFEKVFCVDHKLGDDIYEMRGIYRTSGCLIVVRPDQYVAHVLPLDAFDELAAFFNGILTQQ
- a CDS encoding cyclase family protein, which gives rise to MVEIRGIEFQGNTDNDMGLEFYNLSHRFGFQNPNWPYFQDTKIERIHYMAKSGVLSQRITTTMHATTHIDAPAHVVQGTPFIDEVPLPHFFGTGIVVSIPKKKWEPITGEDLEKACGHAIRKGDVLIINTGWHHDYEDGDYFAYCPGLVPSAGEWMVEKGVKVVGHDTQANDHPLATAIGPQRNGPLLPHLEQEYKEWSGGNDWKDDFPEWEPVHNILFKNGILGIENVGGDLDAVTGKRCTFAFFPWNWDRGDGCIIRLVAMIDKSQNFRIDDGANF
- a CDS encoding SDR family NAD(P)-dependent oxidoreductase, producing MNALANPLSMFEVTGQVALITGASGAFGMVAARVLAGAGCKLVLVAGNQGALDEIAEECRGMGAEVTAINKRPSDEDTCNGLVAIAVEAYGRLDILVVASGMNKVALINDMEPETFEAVMDANVTQSWLLARAAAGQMKAQGEGGKIVLVSSARGLLGHPAGYTAYCASKAATDGIVKALGCELGPTGITVNAIAPTVFRSPLTAWMFGDDDKAKTVRAGFLARVPKGRLGEPEDLAGPLLFLASKASDFYTGHILYADGGYTAG